The Lysobacter enzymogenes DNA segment CCTGGCCGAGTCCGCCGGCGCGCGCCGAGCCGAACAGCAGCCGGCCGTCGGCCAGCGCGCGCGGCAGCAGCTCGGACGCCGGCGAGTTCACCGGCGTCGGCAGCCGCACCGGCGCGCTCCAGCAGTCGTCGGTTTTGCAGTCGCCGGTTTCGCGCTCGACGTAGTAGATGTCGAGGTCTTCGCCCTTGGGGTCGTGGCGCGCCGATACGAAGTACACGCGCTTGCCGTCGGCGCTCACGAACGGATCGGCGTCGAGCCCCGGCCGCGCCGCGGCGAAGGCGGGCGGCGCCGGCGGCGACCAGCCGGCGTCGGTGCAGCGCGAATGCAGGATGCGCCATTGGGCGAAGTCGCGGTCGCTGCGCATGAAATAGAGCTCGCGGCCGTCGGGCGAGAAGGTCGGCGAGGATTCGTACTGGTCGCTGGCGATGCCGGCTGGCGCCCAGCGTTGCGGCATCGCTGCCGGCGAACGCGGATAGGCCAGTGCGCAGACGCTGGCGCAGGCCGCGGCGAGGATCGCCATCGGCAGCCAGCGCGCGGGAGAGTCGGACGCAGCGGCGGGGCGCAGGCTGCGGGGCGGGCGGAAACGGCGCATCGGCGCTCCGGCACGGTGGACGGTTGGATCGGACGGGCCGCGCATCGCGGCGCGGGTTCATTCCTTGTGGCGTTGATTGAAGCGCCGCGCCTTGGCCGCGTTGCCGCACGTGGCCATGTCGCACCAGCGCCGGCGCCCGCTCTTGGAGCTGTCCACGAACACCCAACCGCAGTCGCGGCCGTCGCATACGCGCAGTCGTTCCAGGCGCGCGTCCTTGAGCAGTTCGATGGCATGGGCGGTGGCGATGTGGGCGATCAGGTCGAGCCCGGAGCGCTGCGCCGACCATTGCGTCCGCAGGCGCCCGCCGCGCGAGACCAGGCGCGCGGCGCGCGAGGCGGACAAGCGCGCTTGGTCGAGGATTTCGAGCTCGGCGGCGGCAGGTTCGCCGCCGCCGGCCAGCGCATACAGCGCGGCGCACAAGGCCTCGCGCAGTTGCTTGCAGCGGGCCAGCGCGGCCGCCGACTTCGCCGCCGGTGCGGCGGCCAGGCGCTCCAGCGCCTGCAGTTCGGCGGCCGGTACCAGCGCGGCCTTGCGCGCCCAGCGCAGCAGTGCGGGGTAATCGTCGAGCCAGTCGCGCGGCAGAGTGTCGCGTGCGGTGACGGTATTGACCAGGTCCAGGGCGGGATCGCCGCCGACCAGGTCCATGTCGCGGAATTGATGGTGTTCGAGCCGCATCGAAAACCCCTTAAATACGTTTTGCAGGTTATGGCAGTCCGCCATAACCTGCAATCGCGAGATAAAGGGTTTGCGACGAACGGTCCGGACGCCCCTGCAGGCGCGGCACAAGCCGCGGCCGCGCCGTTCCGGGTTCGCGTCGCAGCCGCGGTGCCGCGGTCGCGGCTTGCATCCGCCCCATAAAAAAAATCCGCCCCATAAAAAAACCGGCCGTCGCGCGAGGCGACGGCCGGCGTTGCGTTGCGATGCGACGCTTACGGATTGAAGTACGACGACACGCTCGAATAGATGTCGGCGAAGCGCGAGTAGTAATCCGGATCGCGCGGCGCGCTGCAGTACGAGGTGCCGCCGTACAGGCCGCCGCGCAGCTGGTAGCCGCCGCTGCTGGTGACGGTGAACAGGCCCGAGCCCGAGGAGCCGCCCTCGGTCACGCCGGTGCTCCAGACCACGCGGTACAGCGGCGACTTGCCGTCGATCGAGGTCGACAGGCCGTTCACCGAGCCCAGCGAGTACTTCTTCACGTCGCCGGCCGGATGGTGGATGCCTTCGATGGCGGTGCCGGTGGCGGCGATCGCCGCGCTCGACCAGCCGGCGTAGACGGCGCCCGACGGCGGCGCGGTCTTGAGTTCCAGCAGCGCGGTGTCGCGGGTGGTGTTGGCGTGGCGCAGGTAGGCGCCGCCGCTGAGCGTGGTGTAGGCCGGGTTGACCGTGCTGCCGCCGCAGGTGGTGACGTCGTAGAACCAGTAGGTCTGCAGGGTGTTGGCGACGGTCTGGGTGCTGATGCAGTGCGCCGCGGTCCAGAACAGGCGCTTCTTCGGCGAGTGGTTGTTGTTGAGCAGGGTGCCGGTGCACAGGTAGGTGCCGCCGGAGGTGGTGAAGGTCATGCGCGCCACCGACTTGGCGGTCGAGACGAAGCCCGACGGCGGGCTGACGCGACAGACGATGTCCTTCTCGCAGTAGTCGCTCTCGCCGACCTTGGCGACCTTCTCCTGGATCTGCCGGTCGCTGGCGACCGGGCTGATGTCCAGGTGCGAAAGCTGCGGCAGGTTGAGCTTGAGCGCCTTGGCGTTCACGCCCTTGGGCAGCACCAGTTCGACGGTCAGCGTGTCGCCTGCCACCACCGGCGACCAGCCCAGTTCGTTGCCGGCGAAATCGGCGCCGCTTTGGGCGAACACGCGGCCGTCGTTGCCGGCGAAGTGCAGCGTCGCCGACTTCGCGCCGGCGCCGCGCAGCGACAGGCCCGCGCGCAACGCCACCGCGCCGGCCGAGGACACTTCGAAGCGCGCGGCGCGGCCGCCGTCGGCCAGCGGCTGCCAGGCCAGGGTGTTCAGATCGACCGCGCTGCGCGCGATGTCGCGGGCGAAGCCGATCTCCAGCGGCTGGCCGTGCTTGTCCTGCTCGAAGCGGCGGCTCTTGAGCGCCGACACGTCCAGGCTGGTGGGCTGGCCGAGGCTGACCACGCGCGGTACGCTGGCCTTGGCGCTGGCGGCGAATTCGGCAGCGCCCATGGCGCCGGCCGAGGGCGTACCGGTGACCGGCGCCGAATCCATCTCGGCGACCGGGGACTTGGCCGAAGCCAGGGTGCAGAAACCAGACAGCCCGGCGACGAGCGCCAGGCAAAGCGCGTTCTTGCGGATCATCGTGCGTTTCCTTGTCGGAATGGCGAATAGGGAAGGGCGGCGGACTCGCGCCGCGGCGCTCGCTGAGGACGCGGGCGCGGTCCAACCTTGTCGGCATCCGCATGCGTTTTTTGTGCGCTCAGGCGGGCTTCTCGGAAGCCATGGAAGTGCAAGCGGTTACTGGCGAAACCATCGCGGGCAAGCGTGGTTGCGATCACAAATGCGTGGATCGGCGAGTGCCGGGATTCGGTGTGAGCGTGGTCCGGTATGCACGCCGGATTTGCGCGAGCGACGCGGAGTGTCGAGGGTGAAATGCGAAGTCGCGCCGGGTCGAATCGCGTCGTTGCGATTCGCGTGCGAGCTGATGCAAGGCCGGTCCGCGCGATTGAGCTATCGCCTGTCGGCGCGACGAATGATGGCGCGATGAAGCGACGAAAACGACGCGGCGCAACCGCGGCCGGCATGCGCGCGAGCGCACGGCGCGAGCTCGCGACGCTAGTGCATGAGGCGAGTGCGTGAGCGAACGAGCGCATCGGCCAGCGAACGCGCCCCTTCGATTCCGCCATTCCCGCGAACGCGGGAATCCAGGGCGTCATCCAGGCGCGGCGCCCAAGTCCGCGGATCGTGCTCCTTCGCGCAGTGCGGCGATCGGCTTGCGCCGCCTTACCGTCCGTCGCCCGCCGCCGCCGTTCGCATGCCCTGCACGCCGCCCCGACGCCGCTTTCATGGCGATGTGAGACCATACCGGCCATGACCAAGAAGACCAAGAACAAGACCGGAAAGACCGGCAATACCACCACCTCCTCCAGCGCGGCCCCGGGTGCCAAGAAGAGCGCCCGCAAGCCCGCCGCGCCGCGCCCGGCCTGGTTGCCGGACAACCTCCAGCACGGCCCGGGCAAGGGCCCGCGCGGCAAGGCCCGCCCGGTCAAGGGCGAGGGTTCCGGCGCCGCGCCCGCCCGCACCCCGGGCGCCCCGGGCAAGCGCCCGGCGGCCGCGCCGCTGCCCAGCGCGAACTACGGCGCGCACCAGGATCCGCACGCCGAGCGCGAGGCCGCGCGCTACGCCCAGCCCATCGCCAGCCGCGAGCTGATCCTGCAGACCCTCAGCGGCGCGGACGGCCCGATGCGCGCCGAGGAACTGGCCCAGCGCCTGGAACTGACCGAGCCCGAGCGCGCCGACGCGCTCGGCAAGCGACTGGCGGCGATGATCCGCGACGGGCAGTTGTTGCTGAATCGCAAGGGCGAATTCGCCCCGGCCGCGCAAATGGACCTGATCCCGGGCGTGGTGATCGCCAACCCCGACGGCTTCGGCTTCCTGCGCCCGGAATCCGGCGGCGGCGACGACCTGTTCCTGCCGCCGTTCGAAATGCGCAAGGCCATGCACGGCGACCGCGTGCTCGCCAGCGTCACCGGCGTCGACCGCCGCGGCCGCCGCGAAGGCGCGATCGTGGAAGTGCTCGAACGCCGGCTCAACCGCCTGATCGGCCGCTTCACCCTCGAGCAGGGCATCAGCTACGTGGTGCCCGACGACCGCCGCATCCAGCGCAACGTGCAGATTCCGCCGGACGCGCGCATGGACGCCAAGAACGGCCAGTTGGTGGTCTGCGAGCTGGTGCAGGCGCCCGACCACCACCGTCCGCCGATCGGCCGGGTGCTGGCGGTGCTCGGCGAAAAGCTCACCGCCTCGCTGGCGGTGCAGGCCGCGATCCACGGCCACGAGATTCCCGACGTGTTCCCGCAGGAAGCGCTCGACGAAGCCTCGGCGGTGCCGCTGACCGTGCCCGAGGCCGTCGCCGCGCAGCGCGTCGACCTGCGCGCGATGCCGCTGGTCACCATCGACGGCGAGGACGCCAAGGACTTCGACGACGCGGTCTATTGCGAGAGCAACCGCAAAGGCTTCCGCCTGGTCGTCGCCATCGCCGACGTCTCGCATTACGTCCGCCCAGGCACGCCGCTGGACGACGAAGCGCAGAAGCGCGCGACCTCGGTCTACTTCCCCGGCTTCGTCGTGCCGATGCTGCCGGAGACGCTGTCCAACGGCATTTGTTCGTTGAATCCGAAGGTCGACCGGCTGTGCTTCGTCTGCGACATGCAGATCGACCACAGCGGCGAGGTGACCTCGTCGAAGTTCTACGAAGCGGTGATGAATTCGCATGCGCGCCTGACCTACACCACCGTGTGGAACGCGGTCGGCGACGTGCCCGAGGAGGCCAAGGCCGAAGCGCAGGCGCAGATCGGTTCGCTGCTGCCTAACATCCAGCGCCTGCACCAACTGTTCCACGTGCTGGTCAAGGCGCGCCAGCAGCGCGGCGCGATCGAGTTCGAATCCAGCGAAGTGCGCTTCGTCATCGGCAAGGACGGCGAGGTGGTGCAGGCCGGGATGCTCCAGCGCAACGACGCGCACAAGCTGATCGAGGAATGCATGATCGCGGCCAACGTCGAGGCCGCGAAGTACCTGATGAGCATGGAAGTCCCGGCGCCGTACCGCGTGCACGAGCGGCCGCCGGAACAGAAGTACGCCGATCTGCAGGAGTTCCTCAAGGAATTCAAGCTGCGCATGCCGGCCTGGAACCAGGTCGAACCGCGCGACTTCACCCACCTGCTGAAGAAAATCCGCGACCGCCCCGACGCCACGCTGCTGGAATCGGTGCTGCTGCGCAGCCAGAGCCTGGCGGTGTACGCGCCGGAGAACACCGGCCACTTCGGCCTGGCGCTGCACGCCTACGCCCACTTCACCTCGCCGATCCGGCGCTATCCGGACCTGCTGGTGCACCGCGCGATCAAGCACGCGCTCAGCGGCGCC contains these protein-coding regions:
- a CDS encoding CGNR zinc finger domain-containing protein, coding for MRLEHHQFRDMDLVGGDPALDLVNTVTARDTLPRDWLDDYPALLRWARKAALVPAAELQALERLAAAPAAKSAAALARCKQLREALCAALYALAGGGEPAAAELEILDQARLSASRAARLVSRGGRLRTQWSAQRSGLDLIAHIATAHAIELLKDARLERLRVCDGRDCGWVFVDSSKSGRRRWCDMATCGNAAKARRFNQRHKE
- the rnr gene encoding ribonuclease R, with product MTKKTKNKTGKTGNTTTSSSAAPGAKKSARKPAAPRPAWLPDNLQHGPGKGPRGKARPVKGEGSGAAPARTPGAPGKRPAAAPLPSANYGAHQDPHAEREAARYAQPIASRELILQTLSGADGPMRAEELAQRLELTEPERADALGKRLAAMIRDGQLLLNRKGEFAPAAQMDLIPGVVIANPDGFGFLRPESGGGDDLFLPPFEMRKAMHGDRVLASVTGVDRRGRREGAIVEVLERRLNRLIGRFTLEQGISYVVPDDRRIQRNVQIPPDARMDAKNGQLVVCELVQAPDHHRPPIGRVLAVLGEKLTASLAVQAAIHGHEIPDVFPQEALDEASAVPLTVPEAVAAQRVDLRAMPLVTIDGEDAKDFDDAVYCESNRKGFRLVVAIADVSHYVRPGTPLDDEAQKRATSVYFPGFVVPMLPETLSNGICSLNPKVDRLCFVCDMQIDHSGEVTSSKFYEAVMNSHARLTYTTVWNAVGDVPEEAKAEAQAQIGSLLPNIQRLHQLFHVLVKARQQRGAIEFESSEVRFVIGKDGEVVQAGMLQRNDAHKLIEECMIAANVEAAKYLMSMEVPAPYRVHERPPEQKYADLQEFLKEFKLRMPAWNQVEPRDFTHLLKKIRDRPDATLLESVLLRSQSLAVYAPENTGHFGLALHAYAHFTSPIRRYPDLLVHRAIKHALSGAKPTAYLYSPRQMAALALQCSERERRADEAEREVDERYRAAWMEQHVGGEFDGVISGVTSFGLFIELDDSKVNGLVHVTQLPHDYYHFDPIRKTLSGERTGREYRLGDRVRIVVLKASVEDRKIDFRLVDEERGAKPLPPRGQPAKRTKQKY
- a CDS encoding TolB family protein → MRRFRPPRSLRPAAASDSPARWLPMAILAAACASVCALAYPRSPAAMPQRWAPAGIASDQYESSPTFSPDGRELYFMRSDRDFAQWRILHSRCTDAGWSPPAPPAFAAARPGLDADPFVSADGKRVYFVSARHDPKGEDLDIYYVERETGDCKTDDCWSAPVRLPTPVNSPASELLPRALADGRLLFGSARAGGLGQGDLYLAAPRPGGGWRVRNIGAPVSSAANEYEAEISRDGRELIAVTDRGDRSHLYRYRLENGRWRARGRIAARADAFQVGPLLSPRGDRLLFAQADGERSGEFFLIDLKPDPDPRWPPHCAGAD
- a CDS encoding trypsin-like serine peptidase, which codes for MIRKNALCLALVAGLSGFCTLASAKSPVAEMDSAPVTGTPSAGAMGAAEFAASAKASVPRVVSLGQPTSLDVSALKSRRFEQDKHGQPLEIGFARDIARSAVDLNTLAWQPLADGGRAARFEVSSAGAVALRAGLSLRGAGAKSATLHFAGNDGRVFAQSGADFAGNELGWSPVVAGDTLTVELVLPKGVNAKALKLNLPQLSHLDISPVASDRQIQEKVAKVGESDYCEKDIVCRVSPPSGFVSTAKSVARMTFTTSGGTYLCTGTLLNNNHSPKKRLFWTAAHCISTQTVANTLQTYWFYDVTTCGGSTVNPAYTTLSGGAYLRHANTTRDTALLELKTAPPSGAVYAGWSSAAIAATGTAIEGIHHPAGDVKKYSLGSVNGLSTSIDGKSPLYRVVWSTGVTEGGSSGSGLFTVTSSGGYQLRGGLYGGTSYCSAPRDPDYYSRFADIYSSVSSYFNP